The window GCTCCAACCTGTCAGCGCACGTGCAAACTCCGTGACGTCAGCTTGCGTATAGCCGCTACGCACGCCCAGCGTGTGTAGCTCCAAAATTTCACGTGCCAGATTCTCGTTTAAGCCACGTTTTTTATCAGGCTGCTTTTCAGCTGAACGGCTGCCAGCCTTGCTGTTAGGTCCGATAGATTTTGCTTGGTCTAAATATAACAGCATGGCTGGATGTTGTTCTACAGCAAAGAGTAGGTCTTTAAAATTCCCTAATATATTCGGACGAATCGCCTCAAACTCAAAAGCACCTGCTAAATCTGCAATGGCTGGTTTTTCAATAGAAACCGCAAAATGATTCGCCCAAAAATGCACTAAACGCTCCATAAAAGGCGTGTTGCTGGTAAGCGCTGCCGCAGCTCGCGCACTCACCGCATCTTGATAGGTATCTTTCACTTCAAGCCTAAGGGTGCGTTTCATTTCCTTTTTTTCAGCATCATCGGCTTTACGCATCTCTTGTTGCTGTTGAGCGTATTCCGCAATCAAACTCGCAGTGCTAGCTTGATTTGCCAAGCTGGCTGGCTTGGCTTGATATTGGATGAATTGATTTAGCAACCACTTTTTAGGCTCATTCGGCACAATATCATCGGCACGTGCGCCTAAACCAAAGCGGTTCACCGCAATCGCAGCGGGGCTCATGTTAGAGGTGTTGTCCATGCTCTTTTTATTCCCAGATATCTTCAGTATTAATTATCTTTAAGCATCATGATAGGTGGTTCGCGTAAAGGTCCCTTTTTAGCTAAGCCATCTGCAAACTTTTGCCTATCTTCTGCAGAAAGTGTTTCGGCATAGTTCAGCATGGTGACTTCAATCTTCATACGTATGGCTCTGTCTGCCTCACGTGTTTTGGCGAGAGCAACTTCAACTGCCTGCCTATCAAAGCTTGGTGCAGCAATTAACTTGCGTACTTCAGTGCGCGCCTCATTCGCTGTTGCTAATAGCGGCCTGACTTCACGTCTAGCTTGGCGCAAAGTTTTTTTGAACTGTCGCTGCTGCTCTAGGCTCAAATTTTCTGCGGCATAGCGCAAAGCATTTTGCCCTACTTTGCCAGTTTGATGGTTTTCAAATAACTTATAAGCACCGCCAGCAATGCTACCGATTAAAAATAGATTCAACAGTAGTGAGGCTATTATTAGCCACTTGCTTTGTAGCCATTTATTTTCAATTTTATTCACTCTTAAGCCAGTCATAATTTAAGACCACTCCTGTCCAACATCTACATACTGCGCCATTGCGCCAGATGATTCACTTACGCCATCAATGCTTTCAGGCAACAACCCTGAAGTCCAAATCGATACAAAAAAAGCACCAGCTACTGCGCCAGCCAACCCTGTGCCAATAAAGCTAGAAACGCCAAGCCAGTTTTTGATATTCCATTGTTGCCAGAAGTTTTGCTTTACTCGTGAGTTGTCAGCTTTTGGCGCACTTGAGACAATGCTGTCAAACAGCGAGCGTTCAGCAGGCGCTACCGTATGGCTGCTAAATACTTCATCCAATAACCGTGCTTTTTCCAGCGCTTCATTCACTTCAGGTAAGTTAAGTGCAATTAGTTCATTAGCCTGTTTTTGGTGGATTTCAGGCCAATGTTTAATCGTTGCGCCATAGGCGTCTGTGAACTTGATAAACTGTTCTATATTCATGCTTTGTGTACTCCTTGTTCTGCAAGCAATGCCCGCATATTGCGCCTGGCGCGAGATAGCAAACTCTCCAGTGC is drawn from Methylotenera versatilis 301 and contains these coding sequences:
- a CDS encoding periplasmic heavy metal sensor, with translation MTGLRVNKIENKWLQSKWLIIASLLLNLFLIGSIAGGAYKLFENHQTGKVGQNALRYAAENLSLEQQRQFKKTLRQARREVRPLLATANEARTEVRKLIAAPSFDRQAVEVALAKTREADRAIRMKIEVTMLNYAETLSAEDRQKFADGLAKKGPLREPPIMMLKDN